The following proteins come from a genomic window of Flavobacteriales bacterium TMED191:
- a CDS encoding DUF4055 domain-containing protein, producing YVEPASSAFDAQSAEIKELQMQMATLGISTLSQQKFVAESADARRLDRVDTNSMLSMVSMELEQKLQKAFNLSAQYVGIEPPEVKISRDFDIERLIGQDVTALTALFDQQVIDREEFRQILVQGEVLPAANEEKEQTDDVKEEPKREGATSEQVDKLINALIKDGN from the coding sequence TTATGTAGAACCTGCAAGTAGTGCATTTGATGCACAATCTGCTGAAATTAAAGAATTGCAAATGCAAATGGCTACTTTAGGTATCAGTACGCTATCACAACAAAAGTTTGTAGCGGAAAGTGCTGATGCTAGAAGATTAGATCGTGTTGATACTAACTCTATGTTGTCTATGGTTTCTATGGAGTTAGAGCAAAAGTTACAAAAAGCATTTAATTTATCTGCACAGTATGTAGGAATCGAACCACCTGAAGTAAAGATCAGTAGAGACTTTGATATTGAAAGATTAATTGGACAGGATGTAACAGCATTAACAGCTTTATTCGATCAACAAGTTATTGATAGAGAAGAATTTAGACAGATATTGGTACAAGGAGAAGTATTACCTGCTGCAAATGAAGAAAAGGAACAGACAGATGATGTTAAAGAAGAGCCAAAACGTGAAGGTGCAACTTCAGAGCAAGTTGATAAACTAATTAACGCTTTGATAAAAGATGGCAACTAA
- a CDS encoding collagen-like protein, which yields MATKEDLSLAQVTALVRLKNKIDSLPKPIDGKNGKPGTQGPTGPKGDKGVQGSKGEQGVKGNKGEQGKEGQRGPEGPKGIKGDPGNKIISGSKQPEPTQGDEGDFYVQKKPLVFYGPKRLENWGDGIPLSKEPKDDKDSSLTLAGILPQGDTGSGSSATVAVGTTTTGNAGTSASVTNTGTSSAAVFNFTIPRGTNGTNGTNGTDGSDGSDGATGATGAAGSAATIAIGSVSTGAAGSSASVTNVGTANAAVLTFSIPRGNAGSDATVTAGSGISVSSGEVSIATNAVIDGGSF from the coding sequence ATGGCAACTAAAGAAGATTTAAGTTTAGCTCAAGTTACAGCGTTAGTTCGCTTAAAAAATAAAATTGATTCGCTGCCAAAACCTATTGATGGTAAGAATGGTAAACCTGGAACTCAAGGCCCGACAGGACCTAAAGGTGATAAAGGTGTTCAAGGATCTAAAGGTGAACAGGGAGTTAAAGGTAATAAAGGTGAACAAGGTAAAGAAGGTCAAAGAGGACCTGAAGGACCTAAAGGAATAAAAGGAGATCCTGGTAATAAAATTATTAGTGGATCAAAACAACCAGAACCTACACAGGGAGATGAAGGTGATTTTTATGTACAAAAGAAACCATTAGTATTTTATGGACCAAAACGATTAGAAAACTGGGGAGATGGAATACCTTTATCAAAAGAACCTAAAGATGATAAAGATAGTTCTTTAACATTAGCTGGAATTTTACCTCAAGGAGATACAGGATCTGGAAGTAGTGCAACTGTAGCAGTAGGAACTACAACTACAGGAAATGCTGGAACAAGTGCAAGTGTTACAAATACAGGAACAAGTAGTGCTGCTGTTTTTAACTTTACAATTCCTAGAGGAACTAACGGTACAAATGGAACTAATGGTACAGATGGTAGCGATGGAAGTGATGGAGCGACAGGTGCTACTGGAGCAGCAGGTAGTGCAGCGACAATAGCGATAGGAAGTGTAAGTACAGGAGCAGCAGGTTCTAGTGCTTCTGTTACAAATGTAGGAACAGCAAATGCTGCTGTCTTAACATTTAGTATCCCAAGAGGTAATGCTGGAAGTGATGCTACTGTTACTGCTGGTAGTGGAATATCTGTATCAAGTGGAGAAGTTTCTATTGCAACTAATGCGGTTATAGACGGGGGAAGTTTTTAG